In one Zobellia galactanivorans genomic region, the following are encoded:
- a CDS encoding acetyl-CoA C-acyltransferase, whose protein sequence is MNDVVIVSASRTPIGSFMGGLSTIPAPKLGAVAIKAALAKINLAPNSVEEVFMGNVVQAGTGQAPARQAAIFADIPDSVPCTTINKVCASGMKSVMLAAQAIALGDISIAVAGGMENMSLIPHYVHMRNGQKFGPATLEDGMQKDGLVDAYDQQAMGVCADACATEYQFSREDQDKFAIQSYERSANAWKNGKFNNEVTPVEVPQRRGEPIIISEDEEFKNVRMDKIPALRPAFSKDGTVTAANASTINDGAAALVLMSADKAKELGLTPLATIKSYADAAQEPKWFTTAPAKALPKAIAKAGISINDIDFFEFNEAFSVVGLANMKLLGLTDDKVNVNGGAVSLGHPLGCSGARILVTLLNVLEQNNSKIGAAAICNGGGGASAIIVER, encoded by the coding sequence ATGAACGATGTAGTTATTGTATCTGCCTCAAGAACTCCAATTGGCAGCTTTATGGGGGGGTTATCGACCATTCCGGCCCCTAAGTTGGGCGCCGTGGCCATCAAGGCGGCACTCGCCAAAATAAATCTTGCCCCCAATTCGGTAGAAGAAGTTTTTATGGGCAATGTAGTTCAAGCGGGCACGGGCCAAGCACCTGCCCGACAGGCCGCTATCTTTGCGGACATTCCTGATTCGGTACCCTGCACTACCATCAACAAAGTCTGTGCCTCGGGTATGAAATCGGTCATGCTGGCCGCTCAGGCAATCGCCTTGGGCGATATTTCCATTGCCGTTGCCGGAGGAATGGAAAACATGAGCCTTATACCTCATTACGTTCATATGAGAAACGGTCAAAAATTCGGTCCCGCGACCCTAGAGGACGGAATGCAAAAAGACGGTCTTGTCGACGCATACGACCAACAGGCCATGGGAGTCTGTGCAGACGCCTGTGCAACCGAATACCAATTCTCTAGGGAAGACCAAGATAAATTTGCCATACAATCGTACGAACGATCGGCAAACGCATGGAAAAACGGAAAATTCAACAACGAGGTGACTCCCGTTGAAGTACCGCAACGCCGTGGGGAACCTATAATTATTTCCGAGGACGAAGAGTTCAAGAATGTTAGAATGGACAAAATTCCGGCCTTACGCCCCGCCTTCTCCAAAGATGGTACGGTAACCGCCGCGAACGCTTCCACGATAAACGACGGCGCCGCCGCCTTGGTACTCATGAGTGCTGACAAGGCAAAAGAACTCGGACTCACACCCTTGGCAACCATAAAAAGCTATGCCGATGCCGCACAAGAACCCAAATGGTTTACCACCGCACCGGCAAAGGCCCTTCCGAAGGCCATCGCCAAAGCGGGCATATCGATCAACGATATCGACTTTTTCGAGTTCAACGAAGCCTTTTCAGTGGTTGGACTGGCCAATATGAAGTTATTGGGACTCACGGACGACAAGGTAAACGTAAACGGCGGAGCGGTATCCCTAGGGCATCCATTGGGCTGTTCAGGAGCACGTATTCTCGTTACACTTCTCAACGTCTTGGAACAAAACAATTCCAAAATAGGGGCTGCCGCAATATGTAATGGCGGAGGTGGCGCTTCTGCAATAATCGTAGAACGATAA
- a CDS encoding C40 family peptidase: protein MQYGICPLSIVSVRANADETSEMVSQLVYGEHFKVLERRKAWSRIRVAFDKFEGWVSNHQMTLISEETYNHIESSDKVGYSSDLISFVETENSVLLPVILGSSTGNCAVLSHTFDGKSTGQQKDKTQLIQTALLYLNAPYLWGGKTPFGIDAAGFTQMVYKINGYRLLRKADQQAKQGNPLSFIEETEAGDLAFFDNSDGEIYHVGIIMENNYIIHVDGKVRIDRIDHTGIFNAENGSYSHKLRVIKKII, encoded by the coding sequence ATGCAATACGGAATTTGTCCCCTAAGTATAGTCTCCGTTCGCGCAAATGCCGATGAAACCTCAGAAATGGTTTCACAATTGGTCTATGGCGAACACTTCAAAGTCTTAGAACGAAGAAAAGCATGGAGCCGCATTCGTGTGGCCTTTGATAAATTTGAAGGATGGGTGAGCAATCATCAGATGACCTTGATCTCGGAAGAGACCTATAACCATATAGAATCTTCAGACAAGGTAGGCTACAGTTCCGACCTGATCTCCTTTGTAGAAACCGAAAACTCAGTCCTGCTACCGGTCATCCTTGGTTCGTCTACCGGCAATTGTGCGGTACTCTCCCATACCTTCGACGGTAAATCTACCGGTCAACAAAAAGACAAAACCCAACTCATACAAACCGCCTTGCTCTACCTCAACGCCCCTTATCTTTGGGGCGGAAAAACCCCCTTCGGCATAGATGCGGCCGGGTTTACCCAAATGGTCTATAAAATCAATGGTTATCGCTTATTGCGAAAGGCCGACCAGCAAGCCAAACAAGGAAACCCCCTAAGCTTTATCGAAGAAACCGAAGCGGGCGATCTGGCGTTTTTCGACAATTCCGATGGCGAGATCTACCATGTAGGCATTATCATGGAAAACAATTATATCATTCACGTAGACGGAAAGGTCCGTATAGACCGTATCGACCACACCGGAATTTTCAATGCGGAGAACGGTAGCTACTCCCACAAACTAAGGGTCATTAAAAAGATCATCTAG
- a CDS encoding tetratricopeptide repeat protein — MKRRFLIVASLCFCMAGFAQKNEIKAAEKAMKAGDAASAKSALEAVSGSISGADVKLQAQYYFVSGKAYADLAKKGDGSAFQKAADAFQKVLKIEEESGKKKYSAETQQHMSALSADLVNSAVEDNGNKKFKEAAEKLYTSYKISPKDTSYLYYAASSAVNGGHYEEALKYYNELQEIGYDGSGVVYKATNVETGQEEEMDKTQRDLMVKSGTYKDPKDEKTPSKKAEIVKNTALIYTQLGQDDKALEAYKVARANDPKDVNLILNEANLYYKMGDKDRFKELMAEAAAVAPDNPDLHYNIGVINMEQGNLEEARASYKKALEINPGYTNAQLNLSTTYVNEGNGLIDEMNSLGNSKKDIARYDELKEKKDQLFKEGANILEDALKTNPDNQGILTQLKNIYGAMGDNENFMRIKKILGE, encoded by the coding sequence ATGAAACGTAGATTTTTAATAGTTGCGAGCCTTTGTTTTTGCATGGCGGGATTCGCACAGAAGAACGAAATAAAAGCAGCCGAAAAGGCGATGAAGGCCGGCGATGCAGCATCTGCTAAAAGTGCCCTTGAAGCGGTTTCTGGATCTATCTCCGGAGCCGATGTAAAATTACAGGCCCAATACTACTTCGTAAGTGGTAAGGCTTATGCCGATTTGGCTAAAAAAGGTGATGGCAGTGCTTTTCAAAAAGCGGCCGATGCCTTTCAAAAAGTCTTGAAGATCGAGGAGGAAAGCGGAAAGAAAAAATATTCTGCCGAAACCCAGCAGCATATGTCGGCCTTGAGTGCCGATTTGGTCAACTCTGCGGTTGAGGATAACGGTAACAAGAAATTCAAGGAAGCTGCCGAGAAATTGTATACCAGCTATAAAATTAGCCCTAAGGATACCTCTTACCTTTATTATGCGGCCAGTAGCGCTGTAAACGGAGGTCACTACGAAGAGGCCTTGAAGTATTACAACGAGCTTCAGGAGATAGGATACGATGGTAGCGGTGTTGTCTACAAAGCTACAAATGTAGAGACCGGTCAGGAAGAGGAAATGGACAAGACCCAGAGAGACCTAATGGTAAAATCTGGAACTTACAAAGATCCCAAAGATGAAAAAACACCATCTAAAAAGGCTGAAATCGTTAAAAACACCGCTTTGATCTATACTCAGTTGGGTCAAGACGATAAAGCATTGGAAGCTTACAAAGTGGCAAGGGCCAACGATCCCAAAGATGTGAACTTGATCTTGAACGAGGCCAACCTATACTACAAGATGGGTGATAAGGACAGGTTTAAGGAATTGATGGCCGAAGCGGCAGCTGTGGCTCCCGATAATCCAGATTTGCACTACAACATAGGTGTAATCAACATGGAGCAAGGTAACTTGGAAGAAGCAAGGGCTTCGTACAAAAAGGCATTGGAAATCAATCCTGGTTATACCAACGCTCAATTGAACCTTTCTACAACCTATGTAAACGAGGGTAACGGTCTTATCGATGAGATGAACTCATTGGGTAACTCTAAGAAGGATATCGCTCGTTACGACGAATTGAAAGAGAAAAAAGATCAGCTTTTTAAAGAAGGAGCTAACATCTTGGAAGACGCTTTAAAAACTAATCCTGATAACCAAGGTATTTTGACCCAATTGAAAAATATCTATGGAGCTATGGGTGACAATGAAAACTTCATGAGAATCAAAAAGATTCTTGGCGAGTAA
- the gyrA gene encoding DNA gyrase subunit A: MAEGEKLIPINIEEEMKSAYIDYSMSVIVSRALPDVRDGLKPVHRRVLYGMYELGVRSSSAHKKSARIVGEVLGKYHPHGDTSVYDSMVRMAQEWSLRYMLVDGQGNFGSVDGDSPAAMRYTEARMRKIADDMLADIDKDTVDHQLNFDDSLQEPTVLPTRVPNLLVNGASGIAVGMATNMPPHNLSEVVDGTVAYIENNDIEVDEIMTHIKAPDFPTGGVIYGYDGVKEAFHTGRGRIKIRAKAIVEEVQGRECIIVTEIPYQINKADMIKKTADLINEKKIDGISSIRDESDRNGMRIVYILKRDAIPNIVLNTLYKYTALQSSFSVNNIALVNGRPRLLNVKEMIHYFVEHRHEVVVRRTKFELKKAEDRAHILEGLIIASDNIDEVIAIIRASSNADEARTNLMERFKLTEIQAKAIVEMRLRQLTGLEQDKLRSEYEEILETIADLKDILARKERRMEIIKEELLEIKDKYGDERRSEINLAGGDLSIEDMIPDEQVVITISHAGYIKRTPVSEYKTQNRGGVGQKASSTRNEDFLEYLFVGTNHQYMLFFTQKGKCFWMRVYEIPEGSRTSKGRAIQNLINIEQDDNVKAFICTQDLKDEEYVNSHYVIMATKKGVVKKTSLEQYSRPRQNGINAIGIREDDELLEAKLTTGTSQIFLGLKSGKAIRFEESKTRPMGRNASGVRGITLADDKDEVIGMVSVHDMEDNILVVSENGYGKRSNIDDYRITNRGGKGVKTISITEKTGGLVAIKNVSDSDDLMIINKSGIAIRMSVEDLRVMGRATQGVRLINLKGNDSIAAVAKVMKDEDDLSESDVLDIDVDAEEGGTALDNDGGGETTEE; encoded by the coding sequence ATGGCAGAAGGAGAAAAATTGATTCCGATTAACATTGAAGAGGAAATGAAATCTGCTTACATCGACTACTCGATGTCGGTCATTGTGTCACGTGCTTTACCTGATGTCAGGGACGGTCTAAAACCGGTTCACAGAAGGGTTCTTTACGGGATGTACGAACTAGGGGTTCGTTCCTCTAGCGCACACAAAAAATCTGCGCGTATCGTGGGTGAGGTTCTGGGTAAGTACCACCCTCACGGTGATACATCGGTATATGACTCTATGGTGCGTATGGCCCAGGAGTGGAGTTTGCGTTACATGCTCGTAGATGGGCAGGGTAACTTTGGATCGGTAGATGGCGATAGCCCTGCGGCAATGCGTTATACCGAGGCCAGAATGCGAAAAATAGCCGATGACATGTTGGCGGATATCGATAAGGATACCGTCGACCATCAGTTGAACTTTGATGATTCTTTACAAGAGCCTACAGTGCTTCCTACGCGAGTGCCCAATCTTTTGGTGAACGGTGCTTCGGGTATTGCCGTAGGTATGGCTACCAATATGCCTCCCCACAACCTTTCGGAAGTGGTAGATGGTACGGTGGCCTATATTGAAAACAACGATATAGAGGTCGATGAGATCATGACCCATATCAAGGCCCCCGATTTTCCTACCGGTGGTGTCATTTACGGTTATGATGGGGTAAAGGAAGCCTTTCATACCGGAAGGGGAAGGATCAAGATCAGGGCCAAGGCCATTGTTGAAGAGGTTCAGGGTAGGGAGTGTATTATCGTAACCGAAATACCTTACCAGATCAACAAGGCCGATATGATCAAGAAAACGGCCGATTTGATCAACGAAAAGAAAATCGATGGAATATCGAGTATCCGTGATGAGTCCGATAGAAACGGAATGCGTATCGTTTATATTTTAAAACGTGATGCTATTCCTAATATCGTACTTAATACATTGTACAAATACACGGCATTGCAATCTTCCTTCAGTGTCAACAATATTGCACTGGTAAACGGTAGGCCTAGGTTGCTGAACGTAAAGGAAATGATCCATTATTTCGTCGAGCACCGTCACGAAGTGGTGGTAAGGCGAACCAAGTTTGAACTTAAAAAAGCGGAAGATCGTGCCCACATCTTAGAGGGCTTGATCATTGCTTCCGATAATATCGATGAGGTAATTGCCATTATCAGGGCATCGTCCAATGCGGATGAAGCCAGGACCAACCTGATGGAACGCTTTAAGCTGACCGAAATACAGGCAAAGGCAATCGTTGAAATGAGACTCCGTCAGTTAACGGGTCTTGAGCAGGATAAATTACGCTCAGAATACGAAGAAATTCTTGAGACCATAGCGGACCTTAAGGATATCTTGGCCAGAAAAGAGCGAAGAATGGAAATCATCAAAGAAGAACTTCTTGAGATAAAGGACAAGTATGGTGATGAGCGTCGTTCCGAAATCAATTTGGCCGGAGGGGATTTGAGTATCGAAGATATGATTCCTGATGAGCAAGTGGTTATTACCATTTCGCATGCCGGATATATTAAGAGAACACCCGTTTCCGAATATAAAACACAAAATAGGGGCGGTGTTGGTCAAAAGGCTTCCTCTACGAGGAATGAGGATTTCTTGGAATACCTCTTCGTGGGAACCAATCACCAATACATGCTCTTCTTTACCCAGAAAGGAAAATGTTTCTGGATGCGTGTCTATGAAATTCCGGAAGGAAGCAGGACTTCAAAAGGTAGGGCTATACAGAACCTTATCAATATAGAACAAGATGATAACGTCAAGGCCTTTATTTGTACACAAGACCTTAAGGACGAAGAATACGTAAACAGTCATTATGTGATCATGGCCACCAAGAAAGGTGTGGTCAAGAAAACGAGCTTGGAGCAATACTCGCGCCCACGACAAAATGGTATTAATGCTATCGGTATTCGTGAAGACGATGAGTTGCTAGAAGCAAAATTGACTACGGGAACCAGTCAGATCTTCCTTGGTTTGAAATCAGGTAAAGCCATCCGTTTTGAAGAAAGCAAGACTCGCCCAATGGGTAGAAATGCTTCAGGGGTGCGTGGTATAACCTTGGCAGACGATAAAGACGAGGTTATCGGTATGGTATCCGTACACGATATGGAAGACAATATCTTGGTCGTTTCCGAGAACGGTTACGGAAAACGGTCGAATATTGATGATTACCGAATCACCAACAGAGGTGGTAAGGGGGTCAAGACCATTTCCATTACGGAAAAAACCGGAGGCCTTGTAGCTATAAAGAACGTTTCAGATTCAGATGACCTAATGATCATTAACAAGTCGGGTATAGCCATTCGTATGAGTGTTGAAGACCTACGTGTTATGGGTAGGGCTACCCAAGGGGTGCGTCTCATCAACCTGAAGGGCAATGATTCCATTGCCGCCGTGGCCAAAGTAATGAAGGATGAAGATGATCTTTCGGAAAGCGATGTCCTTGATATCGACGTAGATGCAGAAGAAGGTGGCACGGCTCTTGATAATGATGGAGGGGGAGAAACAACAGAAGAATAG
- a CDS encoding ATP-dependent Clp protease ATP-binding subunit yields the protein MDDNFSPRVKDVIAYSKEEALRLGHDFIGTEHLMLGLLRDGNGKAISILDAMEVDLDHLRRKVEILSPSNPNPNNLQKDKKNLHLTRQAERALKTTFLEAKLFQSSSINTAHLLLCILRNENDPTTKLLHKLKVDYDGVKEQFKFMITSDDDIVDAPTSESFPSDSDDNEGKEGSFGTTAGPKGNKKSKTPVLDNFGRDLTLMAEENKLDPVVGRDKEIERVSQILSRRKKNNPLLIGEPGVGKSAIAEGLALRIINKKVSRILYNKRVVTLDLASLVAGTKYRGQFEERMKAVMNELEKNDDVILFIDEIHTIVGAGGATGSLDASNMFKPALARGEIQCIGATTLDEYRQYIEKDGALERRFQKVIVEPTTVEETIEILHNIKGKYEDHHNVNYTDEAIIACVKLTNRYMTDRFLPDKAIDALDEAGSRVHIVNMDVPKQILELEKQLEDVRELKNSVVKKQKYEEAAKLRDDEKRLEKDLATAQEKWEEDSKLHKETVTEDNVADVVSMMSGIPVNRIAQTESNKLAELPNLIKSNVIGQDEAVAKVAKAIQRNRAGLKDPNKPIGSFIFLGQTGVGKTQLAKVLAKELFDSEDALIRIDMSEYMEKFAISRLVGAPPGYVGYEEGGQLTEKVRRKPYSVILLDEVEKAHPDVFNMLLQVLDDGYLTDSLGRKIDFRNSIIIMTSNIGARKLKDFGQGIGFGTSAMKSQEDSHQKSVIEGALKKAFAPEFLNRIDDVIVFNALEREDIHKIIDIELKKLFARIKDIGYDLKLTDKAKDYIADKGFDKQYGARPLKRAIQKYIEDALAEEIVNSKLEDGDSIIMDLDEKKEELTIEIKKAEKSSNT from the coding sequence ATGGATGATAATTTTTCACCGAGGGTAAAAGACGTAATTGCTTACAGCAAAGAAGAAGCGCTGCGGTTGGGCCATGATTTCATTGGTACCGAGCACTTGATGCTGGGGCTTTTGCGGGATGGTAACGGCAAGGCAATTAGCATTCTTGACGCTATGGAGGTGGATTTAGATCACCTCAGGCGAAAGGTCGAAATTCTCAGCCCCTCCAATCCAAACCCGAACAACTTACAAAAAGATAAAAAGAACTTGCACTTGACGAGACAGGCGGAGCGTGCCCTAAAAACCACATTTTTAGAAGCCAAGCTTTTCCAGAGCTCCTCGATCAATACGGCCCATTTGCTATTGTGCATTCTAAGGAACGAAAATGACCCCACCACGAAACTGCTTCACAAGTTGAAAGTAGATTACGACGGTGTAAAGGAACAGTTTAAATTTATGATTACAAGCGACGACGATATTGTAGACGCCCCAACTTCCGAATCGTTTCCGAGCGATAGCGACGACAACGAAGGAAAAGAAGGAAGTTTTGGCACTACGGCAGGACCAAAAGGAAACAAAAAATCAAAAACCCCCGTACTGGACAACTTTGGCCGCGACCTTACACTCATGGCCGAGGAAAACAAGCTAGACCCCGTTGTGGGAAGGGACAAGGAAATTGAACGTGTTTCCCAAATACTAAGTAGAAGAAAGAAAAACAACCCGCTTTTGATCGGAGAGCCCGGTGTTGGTAAAAGTGCCATTGCCGAAGGCTTGGCCTTAAGGATCATCAACAAAAAGGTTTCCCGTATCCTATACAACAAAAGGGTGGTGACCCTTGATCTGGCGTCTTTGGTAGCCGGCACAAAATACCGTGGCCAGTTCGAAGAGCGCATGAAGGCGGTAATGAACGAACTTGAAAAGAATGACGATGTCATCCTTTTCATTGACGAGATACACACCATTGTAGGTGCAGGCGGTGCTACGGGCAGTTTAGATGCCTCCAACATGTTCAAACCGGCATTGGCCCGGGGCGAAATCCAATGTATAGGTGCCACTACCCTAGATGAGTACCGACAGTACATTGAAAAAGACGGGGCGCTCGAAAGACGCTTTCAAAAGGTAATCGTTGAACCGACTACGGTTGAGGAAACCATTGAAATTCTTCACAACATCAAAGGGAAATACGAAGACCACCATAACGTAAACTACACTGACGAAGCTATCATAGCCTGTGTTAAGCTTACGAACCGTTATATGACGGACCGATTCTTACCGGACAAGGCCATTGATGCCCTTGACGAAGCAGGTTCTCGCGTCCATATCGTTAACATGGATGTACCCAAGCAGATCCTTGAACTCGAAAAACAACTTGAAGATGTTCGCGAGCTAAAGAACAGCGTGGTCAAAAAACAGAAATACGAAGAGGCCGCTAAATTGCGCGATGACGAGAAACGTCTTGAAAAAGACTTGGCTACCGCTCAAGAAAAATGGGAAGAAGACAGTAAGCTTCATAAAGAAACGGTAACGGAAGACAATGTGGCCGACGTGGTTTCCATGATGAGCGGCATACCCGTAAACCGAATTGCACAAACGGAAAGCAACAAACTTGCCGAACTGCCCAACTTGATCAAATCAAACGTAATCGGTCAAGACGAGGCGGTAGCAAAAGTAGCCAAGGCCATTCAAAGAAACCGGGCCGGACTGAAAGATCCGAACAAGCCTATTGGTTCGTTCATCTTCCTAGGTCAGACCGGGGTAGGCAAAACCCAATTGGCCAAAGTACTGGCCAAGGAACTTTTTGACTCTGAAGATGCCTTGATTCGTATCGATATGAGCGAATACATGGAAAAATTCGCCATTTCCCGATTGGTAGGAGCACCTCCAGGATATGTAGGCTACGAAGAAGGCGGTCAGTTGACCGAAAAGGTAAGACGCAAGCCTTACTCCGTTATTCTTCTAGATGAAGTAGAAAAAGCACATCCCGATGTATTCAATATGTTGCTACAAGTGCTAGACGACGGCTACCTTACCGATAGTTTGGGCAGAAAAATTGATTTTAGAAACTCTATTATCATTATGACCTCAAACATTGGCGCGAGAAAACTAAAAGATTTCGGACAAGGTATCGGCTTCGGCACATCGGCCATGAAGTCCCAAGAAGACAGTCACCAAAAGAGTGTTATAGAAGGTGCCCTTAAAAAGGCCTTCGCACCCGAATTCTTGAACAGGATCGACGATGTGATCGTATTTAATGCACTTGAAAGAGAAGACATCCACAAAATCATAGATATTGAACTTAAAAAGCTTTTTGCTAGAATTAAGGATATCGGCTACGATTTAAAATTAACCGATAAAGCCAAAGACTACATTGCCGACAAGGGTTTTGATAAACAATATGGCGCCAGACCTTTAAAAAGGGCTATTCAAAAATATATTGAAGATGCACTGGCCGAAGAGATCGTAAACTCAAAACTTGAAGATGGCGATAGTATTATCATGGACCTCGACGAGAAAAAAGAGGAACTTACCATAGAAATCAAAAAAGCGGAAAAGTCTTCGAATACCTAA
- a CDS encoding bifunctional ADP-dependent NAD(P)H-hydrate dehydratase/NAD(P)H-hydrate epimerase: MKIFSAKQIYEADKATIKKNGISSDELMEGVAVQLFNWLHYRIQGAPVKIHLFCGIGNNGGDGIALSRHLLEHGYNIEVYVVNYSKKRSDDFLVNLDRLKDRKVWPEFLEESSVLPEIGRDDIVVDAIFGIGLNRAPDTWVVKLFDHIRQSEAFVLSVDIPSGLFTDKVPHDENAVIRANHTLSFQVPKLVFFLPETGVFTEQWEVLDIGIDPEFLTNTETDYELIGKNEMLPVYIPREKFSHKGSHGHGLIVGGSYGKVGAVHLASKACLYAGSGLVTAYVPKCGYVPLQTNFPEAMVITDVDEEVISKIEFDIDPTVIGIGVGMGKDKRSVQALDDFLNSNKKPLVIDADALNILAENRHLLDKIPAQSVLTPHPKELERLIGTWKDDFDKLDKAKAFSKKYDCVLVIKGSHTITLYDEKGYINTTGNPGMGTGGTGDLLTGMVTGLIAQGYNPLNAAVFGVYLHGRAGDIAVEKTGYQALTASAVAESIGAAFIDLFAVPENRPRPNENDTAQE; encoded by the coding sequence ATGAAAATTTTCTCAGCAAAACAAATCTATGAAGCCGATAAGGCTACGATAAAAAAGAACGGTATAAGCAGTGATGAATTGATGGAAGGCGTTGCTGTTCAACTTTTCAATTGGTTGCACTATAGAATTCAGGGCGCCCCGGTCAAAATTCACCTCTTCTGTGGTATTGGTAATAATGGGGGAGACGGCATTGCACTGTCGAGGCACTTACTAGAACACGGTTATAATATTGAGGTGTACGTTGTGAATTATAGCAAGAAACGGTCCGATGATTTTTTAGTGAACCTAGACCGTTTGAAAGACCGGAAAGTATGGCCCGAGTTTTTGGAGGAAAGCTCCGTTTTGCCTGAAATAGGGCGGGATGATATTGTGGTGGATGCCATTTTTGGTATTGGCCTGAACCGTGCTCCCGATACTTGGGTGGTAAAATTGTTCGACCATATCCGGCAATCGGAAGCCTTTGTGCTTTCTGTTGATATTCCGTCAGGATTGTTCACCGATAAGGTGCCCCACGACGAAAATGCGGTGATAAGGGCGAACCATACCTTAAGTTTTCAAGTGCCGAAATTGGTGTTTTTCTTGCCTGAAACTGGTGTCTTTACCGAGCAATGGGAGGTTTTGGATATTGGTATTGATCCCGAATTCTTAACGAATACGGAAACGGATTATGAGTTGATAGGGAAGAACGAAATGCTTCCCGTCTATATCCCCAGGGAAAAATTTTCGCATAAGGGAAGTCATGGACACGGACTTATTGTCGGGGGAAGCTATGGTAAGGTCGGTGCGGTGCATTTGGCTTCTAAGGCATGTTTGTATGCAGGTAGCGGCTTGGTAACGGCCTATGTTCCCAAATGTGGCTATGTGCCCCTGCAGACGAATTTCCCCGAAGCTATGGTCATAACCGATGTCGATGAAGAAGTTATATCTAAAATCGAGTTTGATATTGACCCAACGGTAATCGGTATCGGTGTTGGAATGGGGAAAGATAAACGTAGTGTGCAGGCTCTCGATGATTTTTTGAATAGCAATAAAAAACCCTTGGTAATTGATGCCGATGCCTTGAACATACTTGCAGAAAACAGGCATTTGTTGGATAAAATCCCCGCGCAAAGCGTATTGACCCCCCATCCAAAAGAATTGGAAAGGTTGATCGGTACTTGGAAGGATGATTTTGATAAATTGGATAAGGCAAAAGCATTTTCAAAGAAATACGACTGTGTTTTGGTGATCAAAGGCTCGCATACCATTACCCTCTATGATGAAAAGGGATATATCAACACTACTGGGAACCCAGGTATGGGAACCGGTGGAACGGGGGACCTGTTGACCGGTATGGTAACGGGACTTATAGCTCAGGGATACAATCCGCTTAACGCCGCTGTTTTTGGGGTGTACCTACATGGAAGGGCAGGGGATATAGCCGTTGAAAAAACGGGATATCAGGCATTGACCGCTAGTGCGGTTGCCGAAAGTATCGGTGCGGCCTTTATCGACTTGTTTGCCGTACCTGAAAATAGGCCTCGGCCGAACGAAAACGATACGGCCCAAGAATAA